The Cyprinus carpio isolate SPL01 chromosome B8, ASM1834038v1, whole genome shotgun sequence genome segment TAATCACTGATAGTTTTCCCATGATAGAGCTTGATGAGACACGAATAAAGACTAGAGAAACTTGCTTTAGAATTATCTAAAAACATATTACATGGTtgcacttttttaataaatacatttttttttttttaaatatggtgtACAAATTGGCTGAAATTctgaagagaaaaaacaaacaatattttatattaatttgccttataaacaagataaatctataatataatgTAACTAAGTTAAGTATCTGGTTAATAATATCGGTATCAAGTCAAATGATCTCAAATGCACACAAAGGGCACCATTTCCTAATAATGACCTTTGTGCATTAATTGCGACACTTACCTCAGCCTGCAATTTTTTGTTGTAGCTCATTTGAAGGTTATACTTGGAGCTGTAGAGAACCTGCACTTCTATGACCTCACCTGAAAACTTCATgaagttttccattttttttgttttttcaaaaactgtCTTCCATTTACctgtaaagcacaaaaaaaatacaaacactttaTGACaagtgtcataaaaaaataaacaggtaCAGTATTCAGATATATAATGCCACTAACCATTAAAGTAGACagcatttaacaaaacaaacgaGGTGGTGGGATCCATATAATCAATTAACTCAGTGATTTTCTTGTTTGTCTCCTTTGCCACCCATTGATTGATGAGAATCACGTTTTGATTGCTGTCATTGGTCAGCTTCTCTGGCACGGCATCATAGAACTCCTTTGATTGGTTGAGAAAAGCTTCTGCCAACTGTTGCTCTATGTGGAAACAAAACTCTTCAGGCTATGGATATGACTGCAGTCTTAATTTAGGCAGTATCAAAATGAAGTCCAGTATAAGTGATTCCGATGTGATTGACAACATAtatccttgtgaaaaagaagtgagCCTAATTGTAAATAGTACAGTTCTTTTTCTCAAGGTGAGTGGTTGGCTAATGAGTGAGTTTTTACTGCGGCTACCTGGGGAATAAAAGATAGCAGAGGCCATTCCCAGTGTGCCTTTTAtctcttttttcagtttctttgtcTCAGAATGCACACAGGAGAATCCTGAAGGAATCCTAAGAGCGCCTTCCAGCTGTGTTCTGGTCTCACCTCGAGCACCTTGGAAAGAGGGTGATGCAAAGAGAGAGAAGTTAGAGGCTCAGCAGCTCAACAAAGTACAATGTGTAGCCTTTTGGCGACTGTATGACGTTCCTCCATTATTTGTCTCACCCAATAGCAGGTTGTAAAGAGCTACAGCAATGCTGATTGGGGAGAAGATCAAGTTGGTTTGGGGTTTTGAGCCTTTAAGTTCGGCATATACAGAGGCGGAGAAGTCTTTGAGTGAATCCTGCAGAATTGCCTTCCCTGATCTGCTGTCCTGTTCCTCACAGTCCTCCCATGGGCCAGTGTGGCCAGAGCAGCGGGGCACAGGGGGGGCTAAGGAATAAAATAGGAGGTAAATGTTACCCTAAAAAATAAGTCATTTCTTTCCAAAAGGATGTGAtttgagatataaaaaaatagattatgtGTATTCCAACCAAAATACTCTGCTCTTAAAGTCATAATTTATGTAACCCTAAAAGAAAATCTCATTCCAATTACagataaaatgttgttttacagTAGATAACCCCTGagtaaattcataaaataacatctattttaaaaaataacatttctttttttcttttattcttatatagtaagagtaaaattaaaacaaaatgtatatattttttaaatattttctttattttattcttaataaaatttatttttggttttattttattccttaactgtagaaataatataaaaaaaatttcctgaatgtaataataaaattaaaacaggcaaaaattatacatacattttattttaaaattacataatttctttttttattgttaaatgtaagaatcattaaaacaaaatgtatttatatataaataacatttattttaaaatttatgttttttatttaaaaaatatttttaaatttaatttctaaattgtaattatagtgttaaaacatgcttttatatttgttttcattaattatattttcatttataataaattttcttaatataataataataatactgaaacaGAATTTATGcagacatttaattttaaaaaaatgtttttgtattataatacaattaaatgtaagaataatattaaaacaaacagaatatgTGTGTGAgactggagcacaaaaccagtcttaagtcgctggggtatatttgtagcaatatccaacaattcattgtatgggtcaaatcattgatttttcttttatgccaaaaatcattaggatattaagtaaagatcatgttccttgaagatattttgtaaatttcctaccataaatatatcaaaacttaatttatgattagtaatatgcattgctaagaacttcatgtggacaactttaaaggtgattttctcaatatttagattttttttgcaccctcagattccagattttcaaatagttgtatcttggccactgatctataatatagaacatatatagatatatgtcatatatagatcagtgatcttggccaaatattgtcctctcctaacaaaccatacatcaatggaaagcttattcattcaaatctaagttttaataaaatttgacccttatgactggttttgtgttccagggtcacacacacacacacacacacacacatataatatatttgtttacattttattattctttttttagatttattattcgTAAGTTAAAACAaagtatttataaacattttaatatattgtcatatttttatgtattttattcatttttttactaataaaatatgacaataacattaaaacagacagaaaacGGCATTTTATATAAGTGTCTGAAAGGAGTACCTTCCACTTCCAGCTCCACTGACAGCATCTGAGATGTATTAGATATGACACAGTGGTACATCCCAGCATCTTCCTCTATGGTCTGACTAATTTTAATTGCCCAGTCCTGTTCTTTAGGGCTGCTGTTCCAGAAAATCCTCTGAGGTGtcttgtcctcctcctcctggtCATTTGTGTCTTTGTCGAGCTTGAGATCCACCATACCATTTTCTGTCTCTCGTTTCCAGACGACAGGAGGGTATACTGTCTCTCCGGAAGAGAAAAACCTAGCAGTCTTGCATGGAAGTGTCACATCATTCCCATATACTTCTTTGATGACCTGCCATTCCTGAAAGGGTGGGGGCactaagaaaaaagaaagggTTCAGTTTGTTAATTGACCTCTGAGATTAAAAGTCAACAACGCAACAAAACCTTCTGACCTTTCACATGTATTGTGAATGTTCTGCTCAACCTCATCCGATCCTCCCCTTTATAGCCAGCATGAACACACTTGTACTGTCCTTCTTGGGTGATATCTATGTTTCTGAGGTTCAGGAGTTTTCCTTTTTCCTCAAGTGTGTGCTGCTCCTTTGTGTGAGCAGACGTGAAGCTCCAGGTGTATTTGGGGTCATCCAGCACAGGGGCATCATCAGGAAGACAAGAAAGGGGAATGCTGGAGTTTAGATGAACAGTGATGTCGCAGGTAGTCAGGGAAAGCTGAAGAAAGGGGAGATTGTAAACCCACCGTTAAAGTGTTGTGGTCTGTATGATATGAGTGTAGGGTGTTATATATGCAAAACCTCTTAAGGCAGTGAGGAACagactgaccttttttttttttttaattacactgaaTGAAGTCAAGCtagtttggaacaatatgaaggtgagtaaaagacaggaattatttaattgaacttttgggtgaactgtctagACACATCAGAAGTCATCCTGTTGTTGTTAAGAGGTAATCATTTTTATCCttactattaaagtttttatttatatttataaatagttttattttccgttttaatttaaatttgtgattaaaatataaattagattttttttatttataattgtattttttggtgtgggttttttgtctgtataattgtaaattatttagttttagttattttagtacatcaagttaaactaaatgatgTTGGCAACTTGAGAGAGAGTAAGttctatggttttagttttagttaactctcTGTTTTGCAAATGCGGAGGTAAACTATTTGCTTGACTTAGACTTATGATCAAGTAAACAGAAGAAACCGGAAAACTATTTGCGCCAAACTTGAGACAAATATttgtttgtcattattttgtttgttgttatttttatgattgaaaataattttatatatatatattttatgtatatgtacatttGGACCACGTCCAAAACAGATCTGGGCGGGGCATCTGTGTGCTGACGCGACGCGACGCGAATCGCGATCTGTGGGATTAACGCGACGCGACGCTCGTGCCGTGCCTTGTATAGACAATAAGACGGAACAAGAACTTGGTAGTGAAACGAAAATAGTAAAAGTAGAGGATTGATTATTCACAATTTATAAAAGGTCActtgaaaatgttcattttactaCCACAAAATATTGTGTAAACGTCctcattttatgattaatttacttACTCCTGCACAGAGCAACAGCAGGACAAGAAACATGGTGTTGAATTCAGTcctggagagaaaagaaaaacaaatctgtaaGTTAAAGTCTCAACACATACATCTCTTATTTAGCATTATGTCTAAATAAAACCCTCACTATactaaaaatgaaacatgaaatgcatataaatataatttcaagtaGCCTAAGCAGAGAAAAAaacgtttatatttatattcagtaGCCTACAATATAGCTTATAGGCCTGGTGGTGATTTCTAATATCTACTGTGAGAGACGAGAATGGGAATAAAAAGCAAAtttctttgtcaaaataaaaatcagttaagAAAAACAACTTACGCAGATATAATTGCAAATGGAAAGAAGCTTCAAGCCCATGAAACGTCTGCCTGTTTGGGGCTTCTGTCTGGTCCTCTTGCTGTTTTCTTTCCCCTCCTTATTGGTAAATCATTACACAGATGTTTGCTAACATGATAATTCTTTATGTACATAGATCCTTGATAGAAATCTGACTGATTTACGGAAAATCACGTCCAAAGTCTCtttaacagataaaaaataaaagtgggcCGTGTAACATTAGTCATGTTCGTTTTAAACAGTTCATGCATGAATTTTGTAATCTGTTGTTAATtgcattaacttaaaaaaagtcaaattaccTCAACTGTTTACCCAGTACACAAtttccatataaataaatatatatatatatatatatatatatatatatatatatatataacatatatatacatacagtagtcaacatttgaagtggatcaaaaaagttaatcaaagttgtcctaagacaagaacacattttgtttttggttttaggacaactttgattatatgtttttatagtattcaacatttgaagtgtgtgtgtgtatatatatctcactttattgactcatacaatgtttttttgcctataaaaggactcagttttccttttaatttgCTCACAAGGTCAAGATGCTTTAGTCAGGTTTGTCTGTTTACATGCTTTGACTTTTCTAGTGGAGTCGGAAGGTGAATATGAATAGattattcaaatacaaattaattcaGACGTTTCAGATGAAAAATTGCCATTTGTGTCCCTGCACCTCTATGTCTGAAGAGTTTTCTCAAAGAATAACTAGCAGTGAACATTTTATTCAGGTATGCTTTCTGACGGTTACTACTATTTCACCAAAGCTAATAGTAGTTAAATATGTTTCTGATAGAAACTTTAGCAACTTAAAGCAACAACAAAATGGACAATGTTgcttggtcttttttttttttttttttcagagctaaAAGGGCATGTTTATCCTGACCACAGTGCCCAGGAGATTTGGTCCATCTCCAGAACGGGGGAGTGAGCCGTATTATCGGACTCTGACGCAGaaggaaaaaattaatattgtgatgtCGACTATGTTTCTTATCTAAGGGCCCAAGCAGCTGTAAGTTTGTCTCAGCATTATAAAACCATCTCCATCTCTCACAAATGTGATGCTGAGACTGCAAAAATGGTCAAGGCCTGGGAAACACATTTGTTGAAATTCTACACTGTTGGTTACAAGTTTCAGTTTCTTCCTGACATATCAAGAGTGACattcactacagttcaaaaggggtcactaagtttgtttgtttatttaaagaaatgtgtacttttattcaggaagaatgcgttaaattgatcaaaagtgacagtaaagacatttctaaagttatatttctatttcaagtaaatgttcttctgaactttttattcatcaaagaatcctgaaagaaagtatcaaaaataaactgttttcaacattgctaatgtTTGCTGGCCACCAAATGagaatattagactgatttctgaaggatcgtgtgacactgaagaccggagtaatgatactgaaaattcagcttcgtatcacaggaataaattacattcttaaatatattacaatagaaaacagttattttaaattgtaaaaaaatatttcacaaaattactgttaatGAATGAGTCTTCtttagaaaacaaataaacaaacagacaaaaaattaccaatcccaaacttcaGTTGTAGTGTAGCAAACTTTTCATCTGCAATAATCACTGGTGACGATTTCACAATCACAGTGATGCAAATGATGCCAGAGCCCTCGAATTATGAATATCTTTTTGGTATAAAACTTcatacattaataaaatcaacAGACTGTATGCCAGTTTACCTTAAAGAGCAGATCATGTGTGTAaatcatgctctctctctctctctgtgtgtgtgtgtgtgtgtgtgtgtagatgtgctGTGTCTTGGAAGCCCAGATTTGTCACCTGTGAAACTCCAGATAAACTCTAGCAGGACTCTTATCACAGCTCAAGGACAGAGTGGGGCGAGAAAGAGCGTTTTCATCTGGACAAACCTCTCATAGAACGATACATGACTAACTTTGAATATCTCTGCCCTGTTTCGTTACCCGTGTTACACTCATCAGCGATTTTACATGAAGAATCTCCAAGGTGGGGAGTAATTCCAGTAGCCTTTATTCTGTTCTGTAATATTAAGAGGTTAACAAATGACATGTTAATAGTCACAGCGGTTCACAGAATTTTATCATGACAGTGAACAACAATTACAATTGTAATTAgtaatatacatgtgtgtgtacaaTGTCAAGTATCT includes the following:
- the LOC109068760 gene encoding plasma protease C1 inhibitor-like, whose protein sequence is MFLVLLLLCAGLSLTTCDITVHLNSSIPLSCLPDDAPVLDDPKYTWSFTSAHTKEQHTLEEKGKLLNLRNIDITQEGQYKCVHAGYKGEDRMRLSRTFTIHVKVPPPFQEWQVIKEVYGNDVTLPCKTARFFSSGETVYPPVVWKRETENGMVDLKLDKDTNDQEEEDKTPQRIFWNSSPKEQDWAIKISQTIEEDAGMYHCVISNTSQMLSVELEVEAPPVPRCSGHTGPWEDCEEQDSRSGKAILQDSLKDFSASVYAELKGSKPQTNLIFSPISIAVALYNLLLGARGETRTQLEGALRIPSGFSCVHSETKKLKKEIKGTLGMASAIFYSPEQQLAEAFLNQSKEFYDAVPEKLTNDSNQNVILINQWVAKETNKKITELIDYMDPTTSFVLLNAVYFNGKWKTVFEKTKKMENFMKFSGEVIEVQVLYSSKYNLQMSYNKKLQAEVGKFPLTGKNSLYILIPRTTSEESFVLMENNINKDSIEAMVSEMNKIPSQSAEVILPKIKLSVNTQLEDLLRNLGLSELFSNPNLCGIFPEDSESFISDARHSAFLSLTEKGVEAAAATSVSFSRSFSSFVALQPFVLILWSDEVDTPLFMGRIINPTDP